ACGGCATATCCAGCAGGTTCTGGATTCTGCCGGCTATACCTGCCACAGCTATCAGCGCAGCCGCGACTTGCTGGCCGCCCTGCGCGGCCAGTCGTTCGACCTCATCATGCTCGACTGGCAGGTGCCCGACATGGACGGCGACGAAGTGCTGCGGCGCCTGCGCACCACGCTGGGCATGCAGGTTCCCATCATTTTTGTCACCAGCCGCAGCCAGGAAGCCGACCTGGTGCAAGGCCTGCAGGCGGGCGCCGACGATTATGTCGCCAAGCCGCTGCGGCCGGCCGAATTGCTGGCGCGCGTCGCGGCACTGCTGCGCCGCAGCCAGGCGGCGCAGCCCGATCATGCGCCGTTCTCGGTGGCCTCGTACCGCATCGACCCCGCCGCCCGCACGATTGCGCTGCACGACACCGCCATTACCCTGGCGCCAAAAGAATTCGAACTTGCCCAATTGTTCTTTCGCAATGTGGGCCGCCTGCTGTCGCGCGATGTACTGGCCGAAAGCGTATGGAACCGCGAAATTCCCGCGACGTCGCGCACGCTGGACACGCACTTGTCCAATATCCGCCAGAAGCTGCAATTGCGCCCCGAGAATGGCGTGCGGCTGGCGTCGTCGTATGCGCTGGGCTACCGGCTTGAAACCGTGAACAACGGCGCTGCCCCGGACAAGGCATAGCTCTGTCCCCACAGGAGACTCTGTACATGATCCCGCGTTTCACGCGCATATTCCTCTGCTTTTGCGCGGCCCTGGCCAGCCCGCTGGCGTCGGCCCAGCCGGCTGGGGCGCTGGGCGACGATTTCATCTATCGCATCCGCCAGGGCGACACGCTGATCCACCTGGCCGGCACGTACACGCGCAACGATGCAAACTGGAGCGTCCTGCAGCGCCTGAACGCCGTGGACGACCCTTATCGCCTGATCATCGGCCGGGAACTGCGCATTCCGCTCGCCATGATCCCCGAAGTGCCGGCACAGACCACGGTGGTGCACGTAAGCGGCGCGGCCAGCATGGATGGCCAGCCGCTGCGCACGGGCATGCCGGTGGCCGAAGGCTCGACCATCACCACATCGTCCAACGGATTTGTCACCCTGCAGCTGGCCGACGGCACCAAAGTCACGCTGCCGCAGGATGGCGCCACGCACCTGGAACGGCTGCGCCAGTTCGAAGGCAACGCGCTGACGGATTCGATCCTGCGGGTGCAGCGCGGCGTCGTGGATTCGAATGTCGCACCCGCCGGCCAGGGCGTGGGCCGCTTCGAGGTGCGCACGCCGGTGGCGGTCACGGGCGTGCGCGGCACCCGGTTCCGTGTGCAGGCCGGCGCGCAAGGCGCGCGCAGCGAAGTCATCGAAGGCAGTGTGCGGCTGCAGCCGCACGCGCGCGACAGCGCGCCGGGCCGCCCGGTTGCCGTGTCCACCGGCTACGGCGCCTCGATCGGCGCCGACGGCGTACTGTCCGGCATCCGGCCGCTGTTGCCCGCGCCGCAGGTCGGCGCGCCGCAGCGCGCCGGCTCGGGCCAATGGACGGCACCCGTGGCGCCGGTGCCGGGCGCCGTGGCCTACCTGGTGCAGGTATCGCGCGATGCCGAAGGCCTGGAACTGATCTCGTCCAGGCGGTTCGACAGCACCGACATCCGCTTTGCGGCGCCGGGCGCCGGCACTTACTATGTGGCGGTGCGCGCCATCGATGCCGCTGGCCTGGAGGGCCGTGATGGCCGCCTGACATTCGAAGGCGCCAATGTCCTGATGACCGTCTCGGGCCTGCCGGTCTCATTGTCCGACGGCGGCGTCGTTACACTGGCCGACTACTGAGTACATTCCCGCCCGCCATGGCTGACAGCCGCCGCACCTTCCCACACTCGCGGCTGCTGCTGACCCTGGCGCTGGCCGCCCTTGCGGCCCTGCTGGGATCGTTCAACGGCCTGGGGCGCATCGACCAGATCATCTACGACCGGGCCATCTCGCTGGCCGGCCGGCCGGCGCCGTCAGACGTGCTGATGGTCACGATCGACGACCAGTCGCTGGCCGTGCTGGGCCGCTGGCCGTGGCCGCGC
This genomic window from Bordetella petrii contains:
- a CDS encoding response regulator transcription factor, whose product is MQIASLEDDLDQARHIQQVLDSAGYTCHSYQRSRDLLAALRGQSFDLIMLDWQVPDMDGDEVLRRLRTTLGMQVPIIFVTSRSQEADLVQGLQAGADDYVAKPLRPAELLARVAALLRRSQAAQPDHAPFSVASYRIDPAARTIALHDTAITLAPKEFELAQLFFRNVGRLLSRDVLAESVWNREIPATSRTLDTHLSNIRQKLQLRPENGVRLASSYALGYRLETVNNGAAPDKA
- a CDS encoding FecR domain-containing protein, whose translation is MIPRFTRIFLCFCAALASPLASAQPAGALGDDFIYRIRQGDTLIHLAGTYTRNDANWSVLQRLNAVDDPYRLIIGRELRIPLAMIPEVPAQTTVVHVSGAASMDGQPLRTGMPVAEGSTITTSSNGFVTLQLADGTKVTLPQDGATHLERLRQFEGNALTDSILRVQRGVVDSNVAPAGQGVGRFEVRTPVAVTGVRGTRFRVQAGAQGARSEVIEGSVRLQPHARDSAPGRPVAVSTGYGASIGADGVLSGIRPLLPAPQVGAPQRAGSGQWTAPVAPVPGAVAYLVQVSRDAEGLELISSRRFDSTDIRFAAPGAGTYYVAVRAIDAAGLEGRDGRLTFEGANVLMTVSGLPVSLSDGGVVTLADY